CGAGCAGCGCGAACGGGTGCAGAGAACTCTGGACGCGCTGAAGGCCGAAACCAGCGTCGTCATCGGCGGCGAGGCCCGCGACCTGCTGGGCGGCAGCCGCGAGCGGGGGGCCTTCCTCGACCCCACCCTGCTGCTGTGCGAGTCGCCCCTCACGGCGCGCGGCCCGCACGAGCTGGAGGCGTTCGGCCCGGTGGCGACCCTGCTGCCCTACGGCACGCTGGAGGAAGCCGCGCAGCTTGCCCGCATGGGGCGCGGTTCCCTGGCCGGGAGCATCGTGACCCACGACCGCGCCGAGGCGACCGAACTCGTCCTGGGCATGGCGAGCACCCACGGGCGTCTCCTCGTCCTGAACCGCGAGAATGCGGGAGAGAACACCGGGCACGGCTCCCCGCTGCCGCAGCTCAAGCACGGCGGGCCGGGCCGGGCGGGGGGCGGAGAGGAACTCGGCGGGCTGGCGGGCGTCCGGCACCACATGAACAAGGTGGCGGTGCAGGCCGACCCGACGACCCTCGCCGCGATCACCCGCGAATACGTGCCCGGCGCCGAGGTGCGCGAGGACGTGGTCCATCCCTTCCGCAAGTCCTTCGACGAGATCGGAGTGGGCGACAGTCTGCTCACCCACCGCCGCACGGTGACCGAAGCCGACATCGTGAACTTCGCGGGCCTGACGGGGGACCACTTCTACGCCCATGTGGACGAGATCGGCGCGAGGGAGGGCCTCTTCGGCAAGCGGGTGGCGCACGGTTACTTCCTGATCTCGGCGGCGGCCGGGCAGTTCGTGTCCCCCGCGCCGGGGCCGGTACTGGCGAACTACGGCCTGGAGAACCTGCGCTTTGTCGAGCCGGTCGGCATCGGGGACACCATCCGTACCCGATTGACCTGCAAACGCAAGATCCGCAAGGACCTGCGCCCGGGTGAGACGCGCCCGACCGGCGTGGTCGAGTGGCACGCCGAGATCACGAACCAGCGGGACGAACTCGTGGCGACCTACGACATCCTGACCCTGGTCGAGCGGGCGCGCGACGGCGCCGACGCCTGAGCGCGGCGGGCACAGCGGAGGGGGCGGGGAGGAGCGTGGACTCTTCCCGCCCCCTTT
Above is a genomic segment from Deinococcus budaensis containing:
- the paaZ gene encoding phenylacetic acid degradation bifunctional protein PaaZ, with product MTSTLSQILRPASYVYGTWHANPDGQTLVDAVYGRPVAVISSEGVDFAQALAYGRGVGGPAIRRLTFHARARALKALGTYLLERKEDYYALNLLTGATRRDGWVDIEGGIGTLLSYASMARRELPDERFLPDGKVERLGKGGTFVARHLLVPREGVAVQINAYNFPVWGMLEKLAPAFIAGMPSLVKPAPQTAYLTERVVRDIIASGLLPEGSLQLVTGEPGDLLDHLEEQDLVAFTGSAATAQKLKVHPTIVARNVGFNTEADSLNASVLGLTVRPGDPEFALFVREVAREMTGKAGQKCTAIRRAIVPRGRVEEVVAALRQELSKVTLGDPARDDVRMGALVSTEQRERVQRTLDALKAETSVVIGGEARDLLGGSRERGAFLDPTLLLCESPLTARGPHELEAFGPVATLLPYGTLEEAAQLARMGRGSLAGSIVTHDRAEATELVLGMASTHGRLLVLNRENAGENTGHGSPLPQLKHGGPGRAGGGEELGGLAGVRHHMNKVAVQADPTTLAAITREYVPGAEVREDVVHPFRKSFDEIGVGDSLLTHRRTVTEADIVNFAGLTGDHFYAHVDEIGAREGLFGKRVAHGYFLISAAAGQFVSPAPGPVLANYGLENLRFVEPVGIGDTIRTRLTCKRKIRKDLRPGETRPTGVVEWHAEITNQRDELVATYDILTLVERARDGADA